In one window of Gadus chalcogrammus isolate NIFS_2021 chromosome 12, NIFS_Gcha_1.0, whole genome shotgun sequence DNA:
- the LOC130393534 gene encoding putative ferric-chelate reductase 1 isoform X4, which yields MPSNTGHLVDRLVGLITSGRHKGYLLQSAHLHFTASDFPFLMGTLHGFVALFFGLQIITHAMGFSVGGFFQSCTSLLPDHSFNGVDFPPQNSDIPFEVNAIAGEGESIIVSLGSRSSAAPPFRGFMVDVRKSEIDPANGSFVEFGPGSTGLTCNGIQDSAVTQNSNIPKTFVQVKWQAQENGSSSFFLRATFVQDFVTFWSPVNVTIQTPASTTKPSTTTLTSKPSTEKTSTEQPSTEQTSTTLGTNQDPKKLIFALSISSLAPASLNNLTIQTAIEKAIRALINETMGSGDLSYMVLTFKIK from the exons ATGCCATCTAATACCGGTCATCTTGTTGATCGTCTCGTTGGGTTGATAACTAGCGGCCGTCATAAAGGCTATCTTTTACAGTCGGCTCATTTACATTTTACTGCTTCAG ATTTTCCTTTCTTGATGGGTACCCTCCACGGGTTCGTTGCCCTTTTTTTTGGCCTTCAGATCATCACACATGCAATGGGCTTTAGTGTTGGGGGATTTTTTCAGTCTTGCACTTCCCTGTTGCCTGACCATTCATTCAATGGTGTAGATTTTCCCCCACAGAACAGCGATATACCTTTTGAGGTCAATGCCATCGCCGGTGAGGGGGAGTCAATTATcg TGAGTCTAGGAAGCAGGTCGTCTGCTGCTCCACCATTTAGAGGGTTCATGGTGGATGTCCGGAAGTCAGAAATAGATCCAGCCAATGGAAGTTTCGTTGAGTTTGGTCCTGGAAGTACTGGCTTGACGTGCAATGGCATTCAG GATTCTGCTGTTACTCAAAACTCAAACATTCCAAAGACTTTTGTTCAAGTTAAATGGCAAGCACAGGAAAATGGATCCTCTTCATTCTTTTTGCG AGCCACATTTGTTCAAGATTTCGTCACATTTTGGAGTCCAGTGAATGTCACTATACAGACACCAGCTTCAACAACAAAGCCATCAACTACAACACTAACTTCCAAGCCCAGTACAGAAAAaacaagtacagaacaaccaagtacagaacaaaCAAGTACTACACTTGGTACAAATCAAG ATCCTAAGAAGTTGATCTTTGCCCTGTCCATTTCTTCTCTGGCTCCAGCCAGTTTGAATAATTTGACGATACAGACGGCTATTGAAAAG GCTATAAGGGCACTTATTAATGAGACCATGGGTAGTGGTGACCTTTCCTACATGGTCCTAACGTTTAAAATCAAATAA
- the LOC130393022 gene encoding salivary glue protein Sgs-3-like, whose translation ETTITEQTTTEQPSSEQPTTEQTITEQTSTEQPTTELPSTEQTITEQQRTEQPTTELPSEDQLSTEQPTTELPSEDQLSTEQPTTEQTITEQTTTEQPITEQPTTEQPSTEQPVTELPITDQPSTEQPSTELPSTDEPSTIQPSTEEPTTDHTITDQPSTEQPTTELPNTDQPSTEQPTTELPSIDQPHTEQPSTDQPSTEQPT comes from the coding sequence gaaacaacaataacagaacaaacaactacagaacaaccaagttcagaacaaccaactacagaacaaacaataacagaacaaacaagtacagaacaaccaactacagaactaccaagtacagaacaaacaataacagaacaacagcgtacagaacaaccaactacAGAACTACCAAGTGAAGACCAACtaagtacagaacaaccaactacAGAACTACCAAGTGAAGACCAACtaagtacagaacaaccaactacagaacaaacaataacagaacaaacaactacagaacagccaattacagaacaaccaactacagaacagccaagtacagaacaaccagTGACAGAACTACCAATTACAGACcaaccaagtacagaacaaccaagtaCAGAACTACCAAGTACAGACGAACCAAGTACAATCCAACCAAGTACAGAAGAACCAACTACAGATCACACAATAACAGACcaaccaagtacagaacaaccaactacAGAACTACCAAATACAGACcaaccaagtacagaacaaccaactacAGAACTACCAAGTATAGACCAACCACATACAGAGCAACCAAGTACAGACcaaccaagtacagaacaaccaact
- the LOC130393534 gene encoding putative ferric-chelate reductase 1 isoform X5, whose translation MPSNTGHLVDRLVGLITSGRHKGYLLQSAHLHFTASDFPPQNSDIPFEVNAIAGEGESIIVSLGSRSSAAPPFRGFMVDVRKSEIDPANGSFVEFGPGSTGLTCNGIQDSAVTQNSNIPKTFVQVKWQAQENGSSSFFLRATFVQDFVTFWSPVNVTIQTPASTTKPSTTTLTSKPSTEKTSTEQPSTEQTSTTLGTNQDPKKLIFALSISSLAPASLNNLTIQTAIEKAIRALINETMGSGDLSYMVLTFKIK comes from the exons ATGCCATCTAATACCGGTCATCTTGTTGATCGTCTCGTTGGGTTGATAACTAGCGGCCGTCATAAAGGCTATCTTTTACAGTCGGCTCATTTACATTTTACTGCTTCAG ATTTTCCCCCACAGAACAGCGATATACCTTTTGAGGTCAATGCCATCGCCGGTGAGGGGGAGTCAATTATcg TGAGTCTAGGAAGCAGGTCGTCTGCTGCTCCACCATTTAGAGGGTTCATGGTGGATGTCCGGAAGTCAGAAATAGATCCAGCCAATGGAAGTTTCGTTGAGTTTGGTCCTGGAAGTACTGGCTTGACGTGCAATGGCATTCAG GATTCTGCTGTTACTCAAAACTCAAACATTCCAAAGACTTTTGTTCAAGTTAAATGGCAAGCACAGGAAAATGGATCCTCTTCATTCTTTTTGCG AGCCACATTTGTTCAAGATTTCGTCACATTTTGGAGTCCAGTGAATGTCACTATACAGACACCAGCTTCAACAACAAAGCCATCAACTACAACACTAACTTCCAAGCCCAGTACAGAAAAaacaagtacagaacaaccaagtacagaacaaaCAAGTACTACACTTGGTACAAATCAAG ATCCTAAGAAGTTGATCTTTGCCCTGTCCATTTCTTCTCTGGCTCCAGCCAGTTTGAATAATTTGACGATACAGACGGCTATTGAAAAG GCTATAAGGGCACTTATTAATGAGACCATGGGTAGTGGTGACCTTTCCTACATGGTCCTAACGTTTAAAATCAAATAA
- the LOC130392788 gene encoding salivary glue protein Sgs-3-like gives QPITEQPTTKQTITEQTSTEQTSTEQPSTEQPTTEKTTTEQPSTEQPTTEQTSTEQQTTELPSTNQPITEQPTTKLTITEQTSTEQTTTEQPSSGQPTTEQTITKQTSTEQPTTELPNTNQPSTEQTITEQITTDQPSTEQPTTEQTRTDQTRTEHPSTEQPSTEQTSTEQPATELPNTDQTSTEQPTKKTSTEQTATELPSTDQPSTDQPSTEQTITEQTITELPSTEPPTTELPSTELPSTEQPATELPSTDQPSTEQPTTEQTTEQTTKEQPSTEQQTTEQPTTETTITEQTTTEQPSSEQPTTEQTITEQTSTEQPTTELPSTEQTSTEQPSTERPSTDQPSTELPSTEQPSTELPSTEQPSTEQPTTELPSTDKPITEQPTTEQTTKEQPSTEQQT, from the exons CAACCAATtacagaacaaccaactacaaaacaaacaataacagaacaaacaagtacagaacaaacaagtacagaacaaccaagtacagaacaaccaactacagaaaaaacaacaacagaacaaccaagtacagaacaaccaactacAGAACAAACAAGTACAGAACAACAAACTACAGAACTACCAAGTACAAACCAACCAATtacagaacaaccaactacAAAACTAACAATAACTGAACAAACAAGTACAGAACAAACAACTACAGAACAACCAAGTTCAGGACAACCAACTacagaacaaacaataacaaaacaaacaagtacagaacaaccaactacAGAACTGCCAAATACAAACcaaccaagtacagaacaaacaataacagaacaaataactacagaccaaccaagtacagaacaaccaactacagaacaaacaagaacagatcaaacgagAACAGAACATccaagtacagaacaaccaagtacagaacaaacaagtacagaacaaccagCTACAGAACTACCAAACACAGACCAaacaagtacagaacaaccaacta AAAAAACAAGTACAGAACAAACAGCTACGGAACTACCAAGTACAGACCAACCAAGTACAGACCAGCCAAGTacagaacaaacaataacagaacaaacaataacagaactACCAAGTACAGAACCACCAACTACAGAACTACCAAGTACAGAACTgccaagtacagaacaaccagctacagaactgccaagtacagaccaaccaagtacagaacaaccaactacagaacaaacaacagaacaaacaactaaagaacaaccaagtacagaacaacaaactacagaacaaccaactacagaaacaacaataacagaacaaacaactacagaacaaccaagttcagaacaaccaactacagaacaaacaataacagaacaaacaagtacagaacaaccaactacagaactaccaagtacagaacaaacaagtacagaacaaccaagtaCAGAACGACCAAGCACAGACCAACCAAGTACAG aactaccaagtacagaacaaccaagtacagaactaccaagtacagaacaaccaagtacagaacaaccaa CTACGGAACTACCAAGTACAGACAAACcaataacagaacaaccaactacagaacaaacaactaaagaacaaccaagtacagaacaacaaact
- the LOC130392789 gene encoding salivary glue protein Sgs-3-like — translation EQTITEQTSTEQPTTELPSTEQTSTEQPSTERPSTDQPSTGQPSTEHSITEQTITELPSTEQPTTELPSTEQPSTEQPSTEQSTTEQTITEQTITEQPSTEQPSTELPSTDQPSTEQPTTEQIITEQTITEQQITEQPTTEQPTTEQTITEQTSIEQPRTEQRSTEKPRTEQPSTEQPATDLPSTDQPSTEQTITEQTITEQQIQRNKLQNKKAQNNQVQNYKVQTN, via the exons gaacaaacaataacagaacaaacaagtacagaacaaccaactacagaactaccaagtacagaacaaacaagtacagaacaaccaagtaCAGAACGACCAAGCACAGACCAACCAAGTACAGGCCAACCAAGTACAGAACACTCAAtaacagaacaaacaataacagaactaccaagtacagaacaaccaactacagaactaccaagtacagaacaaccaagtacagaacaaccaagtacagaacaatcaactacagaacaaacaataacagaacaaacaataacagaacaaccaagtacagaacaaccaagtaCAGAACTACCAAGTACAGACcaaccaagtacagaacaaccaactacagaacaaataataacagaacaaacaataacagaacaacaaattacagaacaaccaactacagaacaaccaactacagaacaaacaataacagaacaaaCTAGTATAGAACAACCAAGAACAGAACAACGAAGTACAGAAAAACCaagaacagaacaaccaagtacAGAACAGCCAGCTACGGACCTACCAAGTACAGACcaaccaagtacagaacaaacaataacagaacaaacaataacagaacaaCAAA TACAGCGAAACAAACTACAGAACAAAAAAGCACAGAACAACCAAGTACAGAACTACAAAGTACAGACCAACTAA